CTGTGACTTAGGTCAGCCTCTGTAAGGTGCCAGTAAGATCATGACTTCATCTTCTGGTAGTCATCCTCACCTACAGTCGTGTCCCATGTGGTCTAGCCGTCAGGATTCCTGGTTTTCACTCAGGGAAATGAATTATTCCAAAACTCCGACTGATGACGCTGCATTCAGTATCTGACAACATGTAGCAACACTGCAGTGTGATCATTTCTACATTAGACATAATTAATTTCCTGCATCAGGAGTTAAACCAAAACCAGCAGACCACCTGggacacaaaacaataaactcaGCATAGTTATTAACCAGCTCAAGGTCGTGTTTGGGCCGTTTGTCCCAGGCGACCCGATCTGATCATGAACTGGGTCAGTTGGGGatgaaagagagcagcagaaccAGGACAGACCAAAGGCTGGATGTAAAGAGGGACAACAGAAAACCAGCACAAACATTCCTGACCTACATTTATTGTTCAGAGGCAGCGACGCCTGAGTCCTTTTATCTCGTCAGTGTTGGTGTGACTGACAGCTCGGTTTGTCCTGTCAGACTCTCTACATGGCCTCCTTCTTCTACACACTCAACTACGTGTGGAACCTCTTCACGGGGATCAGAGAGAAGTTCTACAGCCTCAGTAGCGGATATCCAGTGCAGGTACGGTCAAACCGCCACACATCGCTCAGCAACAGGCGGGGGGGCGTCAGACCGCCGATCTGAACTCACAAACCATCCAGCTGATCTCGCTTCCAGTCTGTTTCACCTCTTTAATCGTCTTCGTGTCCAGGTGTCCAACAGAGTGAGCACAGCCGGAAAAATCACCGCGCTGCTTTCAGGGTGAGTCCGAACCGTCCGTCCACCTTCAGTGTGACACGTTCAGCTCACCTGAGATGTAAAAAGAGCtcgacctcctcctcctgtttgcAGGCTGTTTCCTGTGACGCTGATGACGCCTGTATTCATACAAGGAAGCATCAGCCATTGTGAAGCCAACTTCAGCGAGCCCTACAGGTGAGGAGGAAACCTGAAGGTTTCACAGCACGCAGAGCTTCAGATCAACCTGATCCGGACTCCTGCAGCAGCGTTCAGGTCGTTGTTTCAGTCCACTTCAACAGACTGCTTGTTCTCAcgattaaaatgtgtttgttctgccCCCCCCTGCACCGCACCCAACCAGGTGTCTGCTGATGCACACCGGAGCGCTGTTCCTGACCCCAGAGcaacagcagccaatcagagcctgcagcctgctgcacaCATACCGCATCGCCGTCTTCCTCGCCACCTTCGTCCTCACACTCATCAGCATCACAGTGAGTGACGAGAAAGGACGTGAAGTGACCTGTCATAAGAGGACGCCACGTGCAATAACAACACGTGACGAGACGGGACGTGACGAGACGAGACGGGACTGGACGCTAGGACAcgtgacatgaaatgaaaacatgcttctGTTCAGTGCACTTCCTGCTTCTGTGTCTCACGTCATGTGACTCTCTCCTGCGCCAGGTGCTCGTGGTAAAAGCCCGCCGCATTTACAGGCGGGTCGTGACATCAAACGGTTACCTGGGCAACCAGCAGCGGGCATCCTTCCGCGTGATGGACCGCCGGATGCTCCTGTACCCGCTGATCTTCGTCCTGTGTTGGGGTCCAGGTTCGTTTCTTCATCCTGATTCAGATCACCATGGTTACTGAACAGATGAGACAGGGTTTAAGAGTTCAGGGGTTTGTGATGTGATGGATGATGGAGTCTGAGACGGTTCCTGTTCTGTTTCCCCAGCGGTCAGTCTGGTGTTTCTGCGGGTGGTGAAGCCTTCAGCGGGTCACGACAAGGCCGGAGTCGCCCTCTACGTATCACAGGTGAGTCTGCAGGTCTTGACTCTAACTCTGACTCTAACTGACTGGTTTTCACATCTGTGGCGTCGTTATTAAGGTCATTGGCACCACCTGGTTCATTAGAGCTCCTGGCTACGTCACGGCAGTCGTCAATGTCGTCACATGAGGCCGACTGTGATTAGTTGTTGAATATCCCGGGAAGGGATGACAGGACAGTGTTGTAGGTGGAGGTAAATATCCTCCATCACTGCTCTTTCACACCACCCGTCCTCCTTATCGTTCAGGTGGAGGTGAACGCTGGGCGTTGGCCTGACGAGTTGGCCCTCCTGTGTTGAGCCATGCGTTTGTTTGACGCctgcttttcttgtctttggtCTTTCAGCTGGACCAGTTCTGAGTTTCTTTGGTACTCCAGGCACGTGTTGGTGTCTGTGTGGTCGTTAGATTGACCTTTCAAACAAGAACTGTTTAAGCTTACTGGCCCCGCGGCCCCCTGACCCACTGGGCCCCCGGACCTGCACCCAGGAAGCTCAGCAGTGTTTGGTTGAACTGCTCTCAGCTCAGAGACTTGCTGTATATAACCTGTGAAGGGGGGGCTGGGGATCAGTGCTCAGCTTGTAGGGTGAAGTCAAACAGGTTTGAAACAAGCGACTCAAGCAGAACGAAgctttgaactgcagcagcagcagcttgtgtctCAGCAGTGATTCTGGTGTCTTCTGTCCTCAGGCTTTCACCTCGGCCTCTCAGGGGTTCCTCAACTGTCTGGTCTACGGTTGGACTGGTGCACGTTTCCGTCAGGCCGGCAGGAGGGTTTTATGTCGAGACGTGGACACTCAGACGCCTCTGCTGAGGTCGCAGAAGAAGAGGGACTACCAAGCGCTCCGCACCACCGGCTGACAGGAAGCAGtgacaaactgaaagtgaaaccGAGCAGGTGGTTTCTGTCGTCCGCAGCAAACAGATAAACAGGGTCTGAACTTTCACTTTAACTGAGGGGGAAAACACCAGACTGGGTCTCTGCCGAGGACGCAGACCTCCACCTCTGATCCTCAACCACTGAGgcgagaaaaagagaagaagaagaacgagGGGGAGTTTACACCAAGAGGAAGAGcgaagaagaaaacaggattTGAAAGAGACGTGGCTGCGTTCGCCCTGTGCCGTCAAACCTCACCCGTTACCATCCAGGTCACATGACCCCCGTGGGTCAGCAGGGCCTGCAGCTGTCACGCACCGACAACGAGACTCACACGGCCGACACcgctcacacactctcacgccATTCGTCGTTTTTCTGACAGGTAAAAGAGTGAACGGCGTGAAAGGAGGACGCTGACggaacaaagagaaacatacACAAGTGTTTTCTGCTGCCGTTGacttccatctctctctcttctcacagTGACACACGGTTACTATAGTTACAGGGATGCTCTCACGATTCCcaataacatgtttttagatTAGCATAAAGCTAAAGCATGACTGTAACTGTGCCTCAATGCTGAAATctagtaataaaaatacaaataaatctgacaaaaaCGACTCGTGTTCGCCTCCTCAGTCCgtgaagcagacagaagaggtggagggcagattatcagagcagcacagcatcagtttcctgttgaaaagatgaaaagtgTGCTGAATGAGCCCAGTTCTGTCTTATCTTTCAAACTGAGGAAGCCGAACACAGATTCAGCGTCACTCTCTGGAAGCTCTGCAGTGATTCGCTAAAGTAAAACGTTTGACCGGGAGGATTCTTCATTGTCGTGAGGCAGAAATCGCTGCTCAGtttgcacagaagaagaaagatgcaggtgtgttttgagtttTTCTGTCAGTTCTGATTAAAACAACTGAAGAGCTGAAGGAGGCTTTAAACCAGGCGTGTCAAACTGATGAAGGGCCGAgtggctgctggttttcattccaacccaggaggagcacaccaggctggaatcaattaatcagctgatttcagtcttcagctgataactaatgagCCCTTGATGTTGAgtggttggcctggtgtgctcctccttggctggaactaaaacctgcagccacgcggccctctatcagtttgacatatgtggttTAAACCGtcagtttctgctgctgaatCTGTGACCTCAGAGTTTTGTTCCTCCTCGCTGTCGTCCTGCATTGTTTCTGACCAACCGTGCAGAAACTCAGTGAGGCGGTCGCACCACATGACGCGATTCATTTACAGAGACGCCGCCTGATGCGGCCCCCCCCCTCAGAAGAACAATGAATTTCCTCTTCAATCAGACCTCAACTTATCTGAAAAGCTGAAGTTCAtaatgtcacagcaggaagtgtCACTGCAGATGAATCAAAACTGAGATCAGTgaactgaaatgtcaaacacaacCTCGAGTCCAACACAGTCTGACAAAAGCAAACCAGACCAGAACCACTAAGAACCAAACGgtttcctgacagcagcttcctgaagtgttcctgagtccaggtattaatctcttcatccaatcacgtgttgacaaagtgttgaccctcgctccatcctcgctgtaaaccactgagcctttcaatcatgatactatcacctgttaccaatcagcctgttaacctgtggaatgatccaaacaggtgtttttggagcattccacatctttcccagtctttaggacgtgtttgaaacatgttgcagcaTCAGATTCACACAAACACGACAGTGAGTGAGTGGTCATGTTGTTCTGTAGCTGTTGTACAACGTGGCCGAGCGTGTTGATGtgaactgaagctgcagcaggtttcTGCAGCAGGTTTCTGAAACAGGtctctgcagcaggtctgtgcagcaggtctctgcagcaggtctctgcagctcagtcttcctcaggctgtttgtgtgggatcctgcactgcagcagcagtacacTCATTAATGATAAAAGGCTAAAGAGACTGTTGTGGTCATGGTTGGAGGTTCTGTCTCAGGTCGGGTTCACGGGTTTGTGCTGCAGCCTGAAGACACAGAATCAGCAGCCAAGAAAACATCCATCATTTGATtctctgacagaaaacattttatgagAATAATTAAGGTTCTGTGTTTCCTCACAAGTTAAAGCGCTTGAACACTCATCATTAAGCACATCTGAGTTCTCACGTTCTCAGATCAGGACTCACTTCACGTGGACAAACAAGTTCTGCTCGCTCACAAAAGTGCGTGTGAGTTGCGTAATCTTTGCTGTGCGGGGACACATGCGGCGCGGTGACGTA
Above is a window of Chelmon rostratus isolate fCheRos1 chromosome 8, fCheRos1.pri, whole genome shotgun sequence DNA encoding:
- the tmem116 gene encoding transmembrane protein 116 → MSQRLQEVFTNSTERNTTGAQDWTEVYEAVRWIQLVMALLSVLGSASIIVCLMLQRLSRRPELQPLFLLSASDLLLALCWLIQAGLFSQRCSSLNTHCYHLHTVEQTLYMASFFYTLNYVWNLFTGIREKFYSLSSGYPVQVSNRVSTAGKITALLSGLFPVTLMTPVFIQGSISHCEANFSEPYRCLLMHTGALFLTPEQQQPIRACSLLHTYRIAVFLATFVLTLISITVLVVKARRIYRRVVTSNGYLGNQQRASFRVMDRRMLLYPLIFVLCWGPAVSLVFLRVVKPSAGHDKAGVALYVSQAFTSASQGFLNCLVYGWTGARFRQAGRRVLCRDVDTQTPLLRSQKKRDYQALRTTG